gtttagacctggtttagacctggtttagtcctggtttagtcctggtttagtcctgatttagtcctgatttagacctgatttagtcctgggttagacctgggttagacctggtttggtcctggtttagtcctggtttagtcctggtttagacctggtttagtcctggtttagtcctggtttagtcctggtttagtcgtgttttagtcctggtttagtcctcatttagtcctggtttagtcctggtttaaacctggtttagacctggtttagtcctgggttagacctggtttggtcatggtttagacctggtttagtcctggtttagacctggtttagtcctggtttagtcttggtttagtcttggtttagacctggtttggtcctggtttagacctggtttagacctggtttagttctggtttagacctggtttggtcctgttttggtcctgttttagtcctggtttagtcctggtttagacctggtttggtcctggtttagtcctggtttggtcctggtttagtcctggtttagacctggtttagtcctggtttagtcctggtttagtcctggtttagtcctggtttagacctggtttagacctggtttagtcctggtttagtcctggtttagtcctggtttagacctggtttagacctggtttagtcctggtttagtcctggtttagacctggtttagacctggtttagtcctggtttagacctggtttggtcctggtttagtcctggtttggtcctggtttagtcctggtttagacctggtttagtcctggtttagtcctggtttagtcctggtttagtcctggtttagacctggtttagacctggtttagtcctggtttagtcctggtttagtcctggtttagacctggtttagacctggtttagtcctggtttagtcctggtttagacctggtttagtcctggtttagtcctggtttagtcctggtttagtcctggtttagacctggtttagtcctggtttagtcctggtttagtcctggtttagacctggtttagtcctggtttagtcctggtttaatcctggtttagtcctggttcagtcctggtttagtcctggtttagacctggtttagacctggtttagtcctggtttagtcctggtttagtcctggtttagacctggtttagtcctggtttagtcctggtttagtcctggtttagacctggtttagtcctggtttagtcctggtttagtcctggtttagtcctggtttagacctggctcaaAGGCCTTCGTCTTCGTTCGTATCTCTCCTCGTTCGTTTGGTTGTTTTGCGTTTTGGTCGCAGggtggtgaaacaggaagtagccGTTAGCGCTAGCCGGCTAAGCCCCACGTTGATGCAGTGGAGTTCAGAGGTCACAGGGACGTCAGAGAACAGGGCGCGGTCTCGGGGCAGATCCCACGAGTCCTGGTTCGATTCCAGATCTTTGAGAACGTTTAGGATTTCCACACGATCCGTCTGCCGAGTGAGACCGCGAAggttcaaaatggccgacacgTGTTTCCTCCTGAAACAGACACAAGGCAAAAATGAATGtaccgtcctggtttagtttagtcctgggttagtcccggtttagtcccggtttggtacCTGACATCGGGGTACTCTCGGGCCAGGACTCCCACTTCCATCTGGATGGAGGGCAGGTCCTCGAGATGGATGATctcagagaggtgagagagcgCCCCCTCCAGCCACCTGCAGGGAGAGTCCTGCAGCACACAGAGAAGTAATGACACTTTGCGGCTGACGTCATCCACATTCtctggggtgtgatgctaactggaggcactgctctgtctgactctgttagactttaatctgagtttagtttaacacaatctgaccataaagaactgacttatctgaactacaacaggtgatgtGAGCTGATACACAAGTCCCTCAAATAACACCACACTCACAAGCTAGGCCCCCCCCCGTACAGTAGCATGTTACAGCCCCCGTACAGTAGCGTGTTACAGCCCCCCCCGTACAGTAGCGTGTTACAGCGCCCCCTGTACCAGTGCGGTGAACAGCTCTGTCATGgcgtctccttcctctctcagcCTCTGGGACGTCCTTCGTCTCATTTTGGCCGAGGTGCAGATGAGTCGTCCTCTCATCACCGAGCGCAGGTACTCTGTGAGAACACGCCTGTGGACCTCCGACACCAGCGCCTGGACACGAGGAAAACACGCTAAGAACATGCTAATGACACATGCTAATAACACGTGCTAATGACACATGCCAAAGACCAATACTAAAGACACATGATCTTTAAGACAGAGCTGAGAACATTCTGTAGATCAGTGTCTCTTaaacttttttcacaaaaaaaaaaaggtttgtatttccgactaaaaccaggactgagacagtTCCTTGTAGCAGTACCTGATAGGGCGGACTCTCCATCCTCTGGTATTTCTTGAAGTTTTCTTTGATGATGTTCTTGATCTGTTCAAAAGGTTCAGTGTCACTGAGCCACTTCCTCTTCACCAGACGCTCGAACAGAGGCTGCAACGCCACAGGGTGTTATTCatattaagattaagattaatattatgattaagattaatattattattattattatgattaagaTTATGATTTGGTTCTGTTgcctcaaaaacatgaagaggcGTCTcatgtcatccatgtttgagtcatctagagatctctccagggccctactcaaacccttcttacagttggcagtacgagcctgtacgaggctccgcccagaAGCCTACATTACACATACTCCctcagtctaaacccggtctaaacccggtctaaacccggtctaaacccggtctaaatcCGATCTAAACTCgatctaaacccggtctaaacctggtctaaacccggtctaaacccggtctaaacccggtctaaacctggtcttacCTTGATGCAGTGGTACAGGCGCTCGGACAGGACTCGGACTCCGCACTggaccacagagtccagagatCGAGACGCTCGTTTCAGAGAATCCTCAGAGTGAAGCGGGTCAGACTGAGAGCAGCGGTCAGCAAACGCCCTGAACACGAAAACAGATGAATACTACTGTCCCTAAACGCAACACACTGACTATATACTGAAGgccctgaacacaacacacagtaTACAGGattatgggagggcatctgacataaaccCGGTCTGACCTGAAGGGGGGGCAGCAGTTGACCTGGGCGATGGTCTTGGACACGTATCCGTCCTCGTTGTCTCCGAACATTCCGCTCTGAAGACCCTCATGGAACAGCTCCACTTTACGCTGGAAACTACGAGACAAAACTCAGGTTACTCTATGTGTCCGAATGTCTCCCCCAGCCCCTCACCCCGCTCACGCTGCAACTTCTCACCCCCGCTCACTCCACCTATGCTCACTCCTAAACCCCACACCCCCGCTCACTCCTCTCGTCACCCCCGCTCACTCCTCTCGTCACCCCCGCTCACTCCTCTCTTCACTCCCGCTCACTCCTCTCTTCACCCCTGCTCACTCCTCACCCTCACACCCCCGCTCACTCCTCTCTTCACCCCCGCTCACTCCTCACCCTCACACCCCCGCTCACTCCTCTCGTCACCCCCGCTCACTCCTCTCGTCACCCCCACTCACTCCTCACCCCCACACCCCCGCTCACTCCTCTCTTCACCCCCGCTCACTCCTCTCTTCACCCCCACTCACTCCTCACCCCCACACCCCCGCTCactcctctcttcacctccacTCACTCCTCACACCCACTCACTCCAGAACTCAACACTGTTTACCTGTAGAAGAAATCTGCGAGTCCATTCAAACTGCACTGAGCCACTCTGGACCCAAGACTCTGGTTTACTGAAGCAGAACGCTCCAAGTCCACCTCCAGCCTCTGAAACACGAAGaccatttagacctggtttagtcctggtgtagtcctggttcagtcctggttcagtcctggttcagtcctggttcagtcctggtttagtcctggtttagtcctggtttagtacctgtATGACGGTGTTGGTCAGGGGGAGAGTATATTCTTCCACGTGCAGAGTCTCCATCCatcttttctcttcttcctccaggATTTGGACCAGCTCCGTCGTCACTTTGGCCTGGTCCAAAAAAacagggttagaccagagaccagagaccagaccagagaccagagaccagaccagagaccagagaccagagaccagagaccagagaccagaccagagaccagagaccagagaccagagaccagagaccagagaccagagaccagagaccagaccagagaccagaccagagaccagagaccagaccagagaccagagaccagagaccagaccagagaccagaccagagaccagagaccagagaccagaccagagaccagagaccagaccagagaccagagaccagacaccagagaccagagaccagaccagagaccagaccagagaccagagaccagaccagagaccagagaccagagaccagagaccagaccagagaccagaccagagaccagagaccagagaccagaccagagaccagacaccagagaccagagaccagaccagagaccagaccagagaccagagaccagaccagagaccagagaccagagaccagagaccagagaccagagaccagaccagagaccagagaccagaccagagaccagagaccagagaccagaccagagaccagagaccagaccagagaccagagaccagagaccagagaccagacaccagagaccagagaccagaccagagaccagaccagagaccagagaccagaccagagaccagagaccagagaccagaccagagactagaccagagaccagagaccagagaccagaccagagaccagaccagagaccagagaccagagaccagaccagagactagaccagagaccagagaccagacattCTACCTCATAGTCTGGTCCAAACACAGGGTTATCGTCTGTATGTCACAGTCTGTAtaatgaagtggactaagtgagtgtgacgtcacagtgtGAGTTCCATATATGG
This Periophthalmus magnuspinnatus isolate fPerMag1 chromosome 13, fPerMag1.2.pri, whole genome shotgun sequence DNA region includes the following protein-coding sequences:
- the exoc3l2b gene encoding exocyst complex component 3-like protein 2, whose translation is MPLLKDLRLRGGGPTLHNALVLRRMSLNITAHMNPFNDDGLDGDSQGWSPGSSLLDGDVPRDRNPFEDEEDENKANEGKRGGVNSKEGGSGGKGGGFKFVSPLRTLDKIRKSLRTSGRVKDGTPSPSESPGEKKKRGRRSSEGSLLRFAGRYRGSLSSKDCISNGDPGSEEDSQSRRLSLMKMVLGKHKRESGSERISQGPEEPEPEPEVVKPREPLSDSRPCAKVTTELVQILEEEEKRWMETLHVEEYTLPLTNTVIQRLEVDLERSASVNQSLGSRVAQCSLNGLADFFYSFQRKVELFHEGLQSGMFGDNEDGYVSKTIAQVNCCPPFRAFADRCSQSDPLHSEDSLKRASRSLDSVVQCGVRVLSERLYHCIKPLFERLVKRKWLSDTEPFEQIKNIIKENFKKYQRMESPPYQALVSEVHRRVLTEYLRSVMRGRLICTSAKMRRRTSQRLREEGDAMTELFTALDSPCRWLEGALSHLSEIIHLEDLPSIQMEVGVLAREYPDVRRKHVSAILNLRGLTRQTDRVEILNVLKDLESNQDSWDLPRDRALFSDVPVTSELHCINVGLSRLALTATSCFTTLRPKRKTTKRTRRDTNEDEGL